A segment of the Mesoaciditoga lauensis cd-1655R = DSM 25116 genome:
GGCAAAATCCCTTAACCCAAGTTTATGGTATATCTTTTTTGCCATGTTGGAAATGTTTTCCACTTCTTTTTTTTGAAGTGGAGCCGGCGCTATGAGCTTCGTACCGTTGATTTTGTATTTCGATTCGTAATCGTAAAAGGTATTCGACGGCAATATCTCCAAAATTGGAAGCACTTCTATCTTTCCGTTAATTTCCACTACAGATATACTTATTTCCCTACCATCAACGTATTCTTCAAAAAAATGTTCTTCTTCTCTTTCCACATCACAATCTTTTTTCGTAAAGCACAGTTTCATTCCTAAACTGGAACCACCAAAGCGTGGTTTTAAAAGGCAGGGAAATTCTTCACATCTGTTCCACCATGCTGGCGTTTTGAAACCGTTTTTTATGAAAAACTCCTTAGTTGCCATCTTATCAAAGGTAAGCTCACACGCACTTGGGCCAGAACCGGTGTATTTTATTCCGCGCTTTTCAAAGAACCTTTGAACGCTTCCATCTTCACCTGGTGCACCATGAAGGGCTATAAAACATGGTGATTCCACTTTTTCCAACTCTTCAAAGATACCGTTCCAAACGAAAAGTTTTGTCTCTACATTCCTGTTTTGCAGTATCTTTTGAACGTTTTTTCCACTCAGGATGGATACGTCTCTTTCGGGTGAACTTCCACCGCAAAGTATTGTTACCCTTGAAATTTTTCTATCAATCTTTTTTCGACTATTGGAGGAACCCATTTGTTTAATTCTCCTTTGAATTGTGCTATCTCTTTTACCATGGAAGAGGAAACGAAAAGGTATTTCAAGTCTGTCATGAGATAGATGGTTTCCAATTCCGGATACATTTCCCTATTTGCCAATGCCATTTCGAATTCATATTCAAAATCTTCCAATGCTCTTAATCCGCGTATAACCACTTTTGCGGAATGTTCTTTCACGTATTGAACGAGTAAACCAGAATGGCTATCCACTTTGATATTTTCAACATCTTTCGTGGCTTCTTTTATCATTTCCAGCCTTTCGTTTAATGTGAAAAACGGTTTTTTTCTTGGGTTGTTCATAACAACAACTGTAACTTCACTGAATATCTTTGCTGCCCTTTTTACTATGTCAAGATGACCATAGGTTATGGGATCGAACGTTCCTGGATATATCGCTTTCAACGTCAGCACCTCACTTGGAAGATTTTTTTGTCTTCTAACCTTACGCAACTTAATTTCCCTCCGTACACACAACCAGTGTCAACACCAATTTTATCACTTTGAATCAACGGTTCTTCCATTGGGGTGTGTCCAAAAACCACAACGTATCCTTTTAGAGGTGCTTTTGAGTATATGAATTCATCTCTTATCCAGAGCATGTCCTTTTCTCGCTGATCTTCTATTTTTACATTCGGCTTTACCCCACCATGAACAAAGAAGTACTTTCCTTCTATGTGGTATATTTTCGTGTTCTCTATGAACTTTAAATGTTCCGGTGGAATGTTGTCTATATCGCCATAACTTTCAAGGGTTTTTCTTGCACCGTTGTATTCCCACAGTTCCCATGAATCCGGATCTCTTTTGATGTAGAATTCTTTGAACATCCATTCGTGATTTCCCTTTATGAACACGGTTTTTTCATGTTCTTTGGAGAGATTTAACAAGAAGTCTATGACTCCTTTTGAATCTGGTCCTCTGTCGATGTAATCTCCCAAAAATACAAGAGTATCTTCCTGTTTTAGGGGAATTTTGTTTACAAGTTCAACCAATGAATCTTTACATCCGTGAATATCTCCTATCGCGTAGATCATTTTTTACCTCCATTTTGAACTCTCATTTTTGTCCTTGGACTTTTCAACGCTTTTTTCAACAGTCTGCTACTATTATTACTATAAGTATTATATATCTTTAGTAGTAGTAGGTACTGTTGAAATTGTTGAAAACTACTTCAAAGCCTTATGAAATCTGAATTTTTTGACTGTTGAAAACTTGTTGAAAACTTGTTGAAAAGTCGAAATTCCACTTTTTCAACAGTTGAAATTGTTGAAAACTTTCCAAAATCGACCTTGAAAAATGCTCTAAAAGCTTGTAAAATAAGGGATTTTCGCATCTAAAAGTTTTCAACAATCATTTTTTCCTTATTTCATGCGCCTTTCAAGAGTTTTCAACAATCGATTGTTGAAAACTTTTTTGGAAATTGTTGAAAACTACTTCAAAGCCTTATGAGAACTGAATTTTTTGACTGTTGAAAACTCAAAAATGGAGAAAAATGGAGATATATAAAGGAAAACATTAATATTTACGAATAAAATCCCATATTTACTTGTATATGTCTAAAATCTCCATTTTTAGAGTTTTGAAAGAAGGGGGTAATTGCGATAACATAATTAGCAGACAGGACATTCGAGTGCTAAAAATTAGAAGGGAGGCTTCAAAATGAGAGTAAAACCAATTGGTGAAAGGCTTTTAATTAAGCCCATCAAAGAGGAACTGAAATCAGCGGGAGGTATAGTGCTTCCTGAAAAAGCAAAAGAAAAATCCCAAAAAGCAGAGGTTATTGAGATAGGAAACAGTGACGAAATAACGGTAAAAGTCGGAGACAAAGTCATATTTGCCAAGTATTCTGGAAATGAAATAAAAATTGACGATGAGGAATACATCCTTATCGATTGGAACGATATCCTCGCCAAAATAGAGGAGTAAAAGGAGGGAAAAGCTATGCCAAAGCTCTTAAAATTCGATGAAGAAGCGAGACAATCACTTCTTAAAGGTGTTGAAAAGTTAGCAAGCGCCGTGAAGATCACGGTTGGACCAAAAGGAAGAAACGTTGTTTTGGAGAAAAGTTTTGGTTCTCCAACCATAACCAACGATGGTGTTTCCATAGCCAAAGAAATAGAGCTTGAAGATAAATTCGAAAATCTTGGTGCACAGCTCGTCAAAGAAGTTGCCACCAAGACAAATGATGTTGCCGGTGACGGAACGACAACCGCTACCATACTCGCTGAAGCGATGATAAAAGAAGGCGTTAAGAACATAACGGCTGGCGCAAACCCAATGATGATGCGATCAGGTATAAACAAAGCCACCGAAAAAGCCGTTGAAGAGATCAAGAAACTCAGCAAGAAACTCAACGGAAAAGAAGACATCGAGCACGTTGCATCTATAAGTGCAAACAGCTCAGAAGTTGGAAGGCTCATCGCTGAAGCCATGGATAAAGTTGGAGAAGATGGCGTTATCACGGTTGAAGACTCTAAAACAATGGAAACTTACGTTGATTTCACAGAAGGTATGCAATTCGACAGAGGTTACATCTCTCCTTACTTTGTAACCGATGCTGAAAAGATGGAAGCCGTCCTTTCCGATCCTTACATACTCATAACGGACAAAAAGATAAGCGCCATTAAGCCGATAATTCCTGTTCTTGAAAAAGTTGCTCAAACTGGAAAACCTCTCCTCATCATAGCCGAAGACGTTGAAGGAGAAGCTTTGACAACGTTGGTTCTCAACAAATTGAAAGGTACGCTTAACACCGTTGCCGTCAAAGCACCTGGCTTTGGTGACAGAAGGAAAGCAATGCTTCAAGACATCGCCATCCTTACCGGCGGAACCGTTATAAGCGAAGAAGTCGGACTTGACTTCGAAAACACGACGATAGAGATGCTCGGTAGGGCAAAGAGCGTGAAAGTCAGAAAAGATGACACACTTATCGTCGATGGTGCTGGAAAACCTGAAGACATAAAAGAAAGAATCGCCCAGATTAAAACTCAGATTGAAAACACCACAAGCGATTACGAAAAAGAAACACTTCAAGAAAGAATGGCAAAACTCGCCGGTGGAGTAGCGGTTATAAAAGTTGGAGCCGCAACAGAAACCGAACTCAAAGAGAAGAAGCATAGAATAGAAGATGCTCTTAGTGCAACGAAAGCCGCTGTAGCCGAAGGAATCGTCGCCGGTGGTGGAGTGACGCTGTTGAGAGTTTCTCAAGAACTCGAAAAATTCGAAAAGAAACTCGAAGGAGAAGAAAAGATAGGTGCTTCAATCGTTCGCAAAGCGCTCCGCATGCCAATCACGATGATCTGTGAAAATGCGGGAGTTGACGGTGCGGTCATCATCAACAAGATACTTGAAAATTCTGACAAATACTACGGTTACGATGCTTTGAAAGGTGAATACACAGATATGTTCGAAGCTGGAATAATAGACCCAGCAAAGGTTACAAGGAGCGCACTCCAAAATGCGGCATCGATCGCTTCCATGCTTCTTACAACAGATGTGGCGATCGTTGAAAAACCAGAAGAAAAACCACAAATGCCAACCCCTCCAATGCCTGAATATTGATGATAGGGCGGTAGAAGAATTAAAAAGAAAAGCGGGAATTCCCGCTTTTCTTTTTTTGCTGGTTAACTCATCTTGTGCATCAAGTTTAAGAAATCAATGAAAAAGTATTCGATGTTGAGAGTAAAGAGGAAAAATGAACCCTCCTCGCTGGCTAACGCCACCACTCCTCCCAGTCTTGGAAGGAGATTCAACAAGGTTGCTTCTCAAATAATTCCATTTTTAGAAGCTAAAGTATCAAATTTAACATAAATCTGTTCCCATTTGAGGGTATTTCGATCAAACCTCCCCGTCAACTGACGTTGCTCGCGGCTTCGCCTTGGTCGGAAAAGCGAAAGAGGCGATGAATCCCGCTCAAAAGCTTTTTCATCACATTGAAGTGCTTCTCAGAACATATGAGATATGAGCTCTTCATCTGGAGATCCACAAATATGAGGTTGTGAGGCACAGGGTGTGCCGAAAAAGAAAAAGAGCGAATCCATTCTGATAGGACTTAGAAAAGATTGCCTTTGTCGCTTGGAAAGCGAGTTTTTGGCTCACATGTTCTCACAGAGCGTTTTTGTAATATTTCTTGTAACACCTTTCGTAATGTTCACACACAACATGAGTTAATCATTGTCATTCATTTTTTCAAAAATTTCTTTTATCTCTTCTACATTTTCAAGGAAGACTTTCAACACTTGCGGATGGAAATGCTTTGGTGATACGCGAGCATCACCTTGAGATATTATTCTTAAAGCTTCTTCATGGGAAAAAGCTTTTTTGTATGGACGGTGAGAACGCAGAGCATCGTAAACGTCAACAACGTGAACTATTTGAGCTTCAAGTGGTATATCTTCGCCTCGGAAGCCGCGAGGATAGCCGGTTCCATCGTAGTTTTCATGATGATACATAGCTATTTTGAGTGCCATCTCAAAGTAGTCAACATTTAATATCTTTTCAGCGTAGATTGTATGTTTTTTCATCTCTTCCCATTCGTTGGGATTTAATTTTCCAGGTTTTTGAAGTATTTCTTTGGCAATCAAAATCTTTCCTATATCGTGAAGGGGTGCGAATTCTCTTATTTCATTTACAAATTTCGTTGGCATGTGCATTTTTTCAGCTATTAAAGCCGCTATCTCTCCCACACGAAGGATGTGGTCCCCCGTGGTTTGATCGTAAGATTCAGCTATCGCGGCCAGTCTTCGTGCAAATTCAATATACGCATTTTTGAAAAGATCGCTGTTCAATTTGATGGATAAAAAGGCTTTAGCAACTTCTTGAAACGCTTTTGCGACTTCCAAATCTTTTGCTGAAAATGATTTATCAGAATCTTTTGCAAGATCGACACACATATTTCCATCCCATGTTTTTCCAATTGATAAAGGAATAAAGAGGCTTTGTTTGATCGGTTTGGCATTTTTCCTGAAAACCTCAGAAACTTGTGGTGGAAATTTTTGTTCGTTGTATTTTGATATGTCTACAATGGTCACCTCATCAGGGTTAAACATGTATTTCGCATCCAAAAAAAGCGCATTTAGTGCATCTTTGTTATGCCCAACAGCTGAAACAAAACTCCACTTTCCATTTTCTTTTTTGCTGACGCTGCCATAATCACCTTCTAAAACAAGTATCGCCGTTGAAAGCACTTTCCCCATGAAAATTTCTTCATTGTCTTTAAGCAAATCGCTTTGGGAAGAAAGCAGCTTCAAAATCTCAGAATATTTTTTTCTAATTGTGTTTTCCATTTGCATACTCTTTTGCAAATTCGCCTGAGCTTTTTTCAGTTTTTCATTGAAGGTTTCAAGCTCTTTGTTCCTTTCTACCAACTTAATGGTTGCTTTTTCTACTTTGCGTTTCAAGAGTTTGTTTGTGTATATTAAAGAAAATACGATCGCGCTTAGACTTATCAAAGCATAAATCAAGAGGCTCTTCAGCCAGGGAGGCATACCCAAAAATTCCACATTGTAGTTAAGATACTTATTGATAATTTGGTGGTATTTAGAAGATGGATCACTTTTCATCTCTTTCAAATCGATATCTATTTTTCTCAACACGTTTAAAAGGGCAGGATTTTTCTTTGAAGCGGCAAAGACGATCTTCACAGGATCGAAAATTATAGAGGTTCCTTTTACATCATATTTTTTAGCATAGAGATCTACGTAAAGTCTTGTAACAACGCCTGCATCTACTTTCCCATCCTTAACAGCTCTTAACACTGAGGGATAATCTGGAAATTCCATGAATTTCACCGGTATTTCAAATTTTTCAAAAAGCTCACGAACGTTGTTAGGCCCTGTATAGTACACATCACCTGACATAACTCCTATGGTTTTTCCTCTTAAAGAAAAAATATCGTTAAAGTTTTCATCTTTTCGTTGACATATATCCGCCCAGTTTAAATAAACAGGTTCTCTGGAAAAGTAAGCATATTTTGCTCTCTCTGGAGAATAAGCAACAGAGGTTAACAGATCTATTTTCCCCTCTTTTAGATCCTCAAGAAGATCTTTTAACGTTCCAAATTTATAAGTTATATTCCATCCTTCTCTTTTGGCTATGTAATTCAACAATTCTATGGATATGCCTGAAATTTTGCCATTTTCCATTTTATATGACAGAAAGTTATCATCATATGTGCCTACCTTTAACGTCAAGGCAGCAACACTGGAAGATATCAAAATAAAAAGAAAAAAAGAAAGTAAAAATAATCCTAGCTTTTTCACCTACATAACCTCCACGTGAAGCGGGATCGAACTGCATTATACTATAACTCATGTTGTGCATGAACATTACAAAAAGTATTACAAGAGACATTACAAAAGTTCTCTATGAGAACATGTGAGCATCAAACATTGGAATACAATTCTTTTTGATTTAATATCCGCTTTCCAAGCGGTCAAGACGATTTTTTTCGAAGTCCTGTCAGAACGGATTCGCTCCTTTTTCTATCTTACAATTCAAAATATGAGGCACGCTCAGACATTCATCCATGAGTGCTTCGCTTTCCCGGCACCTCCTGTGCCTCTCAACCTCATATTTGTGAATTTCCAGATGGGGATCTCATATGTTCTGACAAGTACTTCGAGGGTGAGATTTAATCACTTTTTGAAATACTTTGTAATATTGGCACACAATGTGAGACTATAACAATCTGCCACAAAAAACACGTGTTCTTTTTGAATTTCGATCCTCATGACATATAATTCAAGTTGCATAATTTTAATGAAAGAGGTGAAAAACTCAATTCCATGTATTCTTCATCGAGAAAAGTGAATTTCACAATTGAAAAAAAGGATTCATATTCTTTGCTCAGATTCAAAAGCCCGAAACCTTCAGGAATAGATGTCGTTGATAACGCAAAGGCACTCATCTTCTACCCTTCCAATGATACCACCAAAAATGCGTTGATATTCGTGCACGGCACGGGGCAAAGAAATTTCGATCACCTTAAATATTATCCTCAATTTTTTTCTAAAAATGGTTATGTGACGTTGATGCCGGTGCTACCTTACCATTTTGATAGAACTCCTCCAGGCAAAAAAAGCGGAACCGCTTTCATAAAAGGGACGGATGTGGAATTGGCAGAACGTTTTGATCAGGCAGTAACCGACATCTTAACATACGTTGACTTTTTGGAAAGTAAGGGCTTTGAAAAGGTTGATATTATGGGCTTCAGTTTTGGTGGCATGATCGCTACCATTGCCATGGCGATAGATAAAAGAATAGAAAAAGGCGTGTTCGTGGTTACGGGCGGAAACTACGAATACATCACCTGGAAAAGCGTTGCCACCAAAATACTTCGCGTTTCATATGAGGAAAACAAAGAATGTAATCCTTCCGAATGTGCGTTGAAACATAAAATGTTTGACATTGCTGCAAAGAAATTCCATTCTTTAGACGACTTAGAAGATTTACCGGTTTGTTTCACATATGATCCATCAATCTTTGCTCACCTTATACCACCAAGAAAGGTGCTCTTTTTCAAAGCCGCTTTCGATCCTTTTATTCCTTCCACTTCCTCAGATGATCTATGGAAAAGGTTGGGAAAACCTAAAAGATACGTTTTACCTTCTGGCCATTTGAGTGCCCATTTGATATTCAAAAAGTTTATAGCGAAAAAAAGCTTGGAATTCTTGAATAGCGCTGAATAACAAGATTCGTCGGTGAAAATTCATGAATTTTGAAAAGAACTCCTCCAAATTATGCGAGTTGAATCAAGAACTCACGTTGTGCGTGAACATTACGAAAGGTATTGCATGGAGACATATGAGCAACATTTGAATACAACATTTTGATTTAGAATCCGCTTTCCAAGCGGTCAAGATGATTTTTTCGAAGTCCTGTCAGAACGGATTCGCTCCTTTTTCCATCTTAGCATGTAAAATATGAGGCACGCTCAGACACTCATCCATGAGTGCTTCACTTTCTTGGCACGTCCTGTGGCCTCTCAACCTCATATTTATGAATTTCCAGATGGGGAGCTCATATGTTCTGACAAGTACTTCGAGAGT
Coding sequences within it:
- a CDS encoding D-alanine--D-alanine ligase family protein, whose translation is MGSSNSRKKIDRKISRVTILCGGSSPERDVSILSGKNVQKILQNRNVETKLFVWNGIFEELEKVESPCFIALHGAPGEDGSVQRFFEKRGIKYTGSGPSACELTFDKMATKEFFIKNGFKTPAWWNRCEEFPCLLKPRFGGSSLGMKLCFTKKDCDVEREEEHFFEEYVDGREISISVVEINGKIEVLPILEILPSNTFYDYESKYKINGTKLIAPAPLQKKEVENISNMAKKIYHKLGLRDFARIDGIISKDGVYLLEVNAIPGMTVFSDLPASAKAGRVFMDEIILSALESSLRR
- the coaD gene encoding pantetheine-phosphate adenylyltransferase, whose translation is MTLKAIYPGTFDPITYGHLDIVKRAAKIFSEVTVVVMNNPRKKPFFTLNERLEMIKEATKDVENIKVDSHSGLLVQYVKEHSAKVVIRGLRALEDFEYEFEMALANREMYPELETIYLMTDLKYLFVSSSMVKEIAQFKGELNKWVPPIVEKRLIEKFQG
- a CDS encoding metallophosphoesterase family protein translates to MIYAIGDIHGCKDSLVELVNKIPLKQEDTLVFLGDYIDRGPDSKGVIDFLLNLSKEHEKTVFIKGNHEWMFKEFYIKRDPDSWELWEYNGARKTLESYGDIDNIPPEHLKFIENTKIYHIEGKYFFVHGGVKPNVKIEDQREKDMLWIRDEFIYSKAPLKGYVVVFGHTPMEEPLIQSDKIGVDTGCVYGGKLSCVRLEDKKIFQVRC
- a CDS encoding co-chaperone GroES, which gives rise to MRVKPIGERLLIKPIKEELKSAGGIVLPEKAKEKSQKAEVIEIGNSDEITVKVGDKVIFAKYSGNEIKIDDEEYILIDWNDILAKIEE
- the groL gene encoding chaperonin GroEL (60 kDa chaperone family; promotes refolding of misfolded polypeptides especially under stressful conditions; forms two stacked rings of heptamers to form a barrel-shaped 14mer; ends can be capped by GroES; misfolded proteins enter the barrel where they are refolded when GroES binds), with the translated sequence MPKLLKFDEEARQSLLKGVEKLASAVKITVGPKGRNVVLEKSFGSPTITNDGVSIAKEIELEDKFENLGAQLVKEVATKTNDVAGDGTTTATILAEAMIKEGVKNITAGANPMMMRSGINKATEKAVEEIKKLSKKLNGKEDIEHVASISANSSEVGRLIAEAMDKVGEDGVITVEDSKTMETYVDFTEGMQFDRGYISPYFVTDAEKMEAVLSDPYILITDKKISAIKPIIPVLEKVAQTGKPLLIIAEDVEGEALTTLVLNKLKGTLNTVAVKAPGFGDRRKAMLQDIAILTGGTVISEEVGLDFENTTIEMLGRAKSVKVRKDDTLIVDGAGKPEDIKERIAQIKTQIENTTSDYEKETLQERMAKLAGGVAVIKVGAATETELKEKKHRIEDALSATKAAVAEGIVAGGGVTLLRVSQELEKFEKKLEGEEKIGASIVRKALRMPITMICENAGVDGAVIINKILENSDKYYGYDALKGEYTDMFEAGIIDPAKVTRSALQNAASIASMLLTTDVAIVEKPEEKPQMPTPPMPEY
- a CDS encoding HD domain-containing phosphohydrolase, with the protein product MKKLGLFLLSFFLFILISSSVAALTLKVGTYDDNFLSYKMENGKISGISIELLNYIAKREGWNITYKFGTLKDLLEDLKEGKIDLLTSVAYSPERAKYAYFSREPVYLNWADICQRKDENFNDIFSLRGKTIGVMSGDVYYTGPNNVRELFEKFEIPVKFMEFPDYPSVLRAVKDGKVDAGVVTRLYVDLYAKKYDVKGTSIIFDPVKIVFAASKKNPALLNVLRKIDIDLKEMKSDPSSKYHQIINKYLNYNVEFLGMPPWLKSLLIYALISLSAIVFSLIYTNKLLKRKVEKATIKLVERNKELETFNEKLKKAQANLQKSMQMENTIRKKYSEILKLLSSQSDLLKDNEEIFMGKVLSTAILVLEGDYGSVSKKENGKWSFVSAVGHNKDALNALFLDAKYMFNPDEVTIVDISKYNEQKFPPQVSEVFRKNAKPIKQSLFIPLSIGKTWDGNMCVDLAKDSDKSFSAKDLEVAKAFQEVAKAFLSIKLNSDLFKNAYIEFARRLAAIAESYDQTTGDHILRVGEIAALIAEKMHMPTKFVNEIREFAPLHDIGKILIAKEILQKPGKLNPNEWEEMKKHTIYAEKILNVDYFEMALKIAMYHHENYDGTGYPRGFRGEDIPLEAQIVHVVDVYDALRSHRPYKKAFSHEEALRIISQGDARVSPKHFHPQVLKVFLENVEEIKEIFEKMNDND
- a CDS encoding alpha/beta hydrolase family protein encodes the protein MLRFKSPKPSGIDVVDNAKALIFYPSNDTTKNALIFVHGTGQRNFDHLKYYPQFFSKNGYVTLMPVLPYHFDRTPPGKKSGTAFIKGTDVELAERFDQAVTDILTYVDFLESKGFEKVDIMGFSFGGMIATIAMAIDKRIEKGVFVVTGGNYEYITWKSVATKILRVSYEENKECNPSECALKHKMFDIAAKKFHSLDDLEDLPVCFTYDPSIFAHLIPPRKVLFFKAAFDPFIPSTSSDDLWKRLGKPKRYVLPSGHLSAHLIFKKFIAKKSLEFLNSAE